The following are encoded together in the Equus quagga isolate Etosha38 chromosome 15, UCLA_HA_Equagga_1.0, whole genome shotgun sequence genome:
- the ZSCAN26 gene encoding zinc finger and SCAN domain-containing protein 26 isoform X3 — MAAASGFQLQGNSTGPGQEPLCKQFRQLRYEETTGPREALSRLRELCHQWLQPETHSKEQILELLVLEQFLTILPEELQARVWEHHPESGEDVVTVLEDLQPALGERGQQVHPDRAKEQKMLVEETAPPKAVQEQQVQLEHEVTKPEKEKGEETRMENGKLVVETEPCGGVESSRKISEPPEAHYEGSDLERQQAKPKKKTASTRSDCGEGFIQRSDLTKHEGTHMGEKLCESQVCQNSSVTGHQKIRSREKGHQCHECGKAFQRSSHLVRHQKIHLGEKPYQCKECGKVFSQNAGLLEHLRIHTGEKPYLCIHCGKNFRRSSHLNRHQRIHSQEEPCECKECGKTFSQALLLTHHQRIHSHSKSHQCNECGKAFSLTSDLIRHHRIHTGEKPFKCSICQKAFRLNSHLAQHVRIHNEEKPYECDECGEAFRQRSGLFQHQRYHHKEKLAS; from the exons ATGGCAGCAGCCTCG GGATTCCAGCTGCAAGGAAACAGCACAGGCCCTGGACAGGAGCCGCTGTGCAAACAGTTCAGGCAGTTGCGCTATGAAGAGACCACAGGACCTCGAGAAGCCCTGAGCCGACTCCGGGAACTTTGCCACCAGTGGCTACAGCCTGAGACCCACAGCAAGGAGCAGATTCTGGAGCTGCTGGTGCTGGAGCAGTTCCTGACCATCCTGCCCGAGGAGCTCCAGGCCCGAGTGTGGGAGCATCACCCAGAGAGTGGGGAGGACGTAGTCACTGTACTGGAGGATCTGCAGCCAGCGCTTGGAGAAAGAGGACAGCAGGTG CACCCAGACCGGGCAAAGGAACAGAAAATGCTTGTGGAGGAGACAGCCCCTCCGAAAGCAGTGCAGGAGCAGCAGGTCCAGCTTGAGCATGAAGTTACAAAGCCCGAAAAGGAGAAGG GTGAGGAGACAAGGATGGAGAATGGGAAGCTGGTTGTAGAGACAGAACCTTGTGGAGGAGTGGAATCATCTAGGAAGATATCTGAACCCCCAGAGGCTCATTATGAGGGCTCTGACTTGGAAAGGCAGCAGGCCAAGCCCAAGAAGAAGACCGCCTCTACACGCTCAGACTGTGGGGAGGGCTTCATCCAGCGCTCAGACCTGACTAAACATGAAGGTACGCACATGGGAGAAAAGCTCTGTGAATCTCAAGTGTGTCAGAATTCTAGTGTTACTGGACATCAGAAAATCCGTTCTAGAGAGAAAGGTCATCAGTGTCAcgagtgtgggaaagcctttcaGAGAAGTTCACACCTTGTCAGACATCAGAAAATCCATCTTGGCGAGAAGCCTTATCAGTGCAAGGAGTGTGGAAAAGTCTTTAGCCAGAACGCAGGCCTTTTGGAACATCTCAGaatccatactggagagaaaccttatctCTGTATCCACTGTGGAAAGAACTTTAGGCGCAGCTCTCACCTTAATCGACACCAGAGAATTCACAGTCAGGAGGAGCCCTGTGAGTGCAAGGAGTGTGGGAAAACCTTTAGTCAGGCCCTTCTCCTCACCCACCATCAGAGAATCCACAGCCACTCCAAAAGCCACCAGTGTAAcgagtgtgggaaagcctttagttTGACCTCAGACCTTATTCGACATCACAggattcacactggagaaaaaccttTCAAGTGTAGTATATGCCAGAAAGCCTTCCGACTAAACTCACACCTCGCTCAGCACGtgagaatccacaacgaagaaaaACCCTATGAGTGTGATGAATGTGGAGAAGCCTTCAGACAGAGGTCAGGTCTTTTTCAACATCAGAGATATCACCACAAAGAAAAACTGGCTTCCTGA
- the ZSCAN26 gene encoding zinc finger and SCAN domain-containing protein 26 isoform X2: MAAASVSAHSPAPLNLKKEGLRVVKQHHHSAWQQGFQLQGNSTGPGQEPLCKQFRQLRYEETTGPREALSRLRELCHQWLQPETHSKEQILELLVLEQFLTILPEELQARVWEHHPESGEDVVTVLEDLQPALGERGQQHPDRAKEQKMLVEETAPPKAVQEQQVQLEHEVTKPEKEKGEETRMENGKLVVETEPCGGVESSRKISEPPEAHYEGSDLERQQAKPKKKTASTRSDCGEGFIQRSDLTKHEGTHMGEKLCESQVCQNSSVTGHQKIRSREKGHQCHECGKAFQRSSHLVRHQKIHLGEKPYQCKECGKVFSQNAGLLEHLRIHTGEKPYLCIHCGKNFRRSSHLNRHQRIHSQEEPCECKECGKTFSQALLLTHHQRIHSHSKSHQCNECGKAFSLTSDLIRHHRIHTGEKPFKCSICQKAFRLNSHLAQHVRIHNEEKPYECDECGEAFRQRSGLFQHQRYHHKEKLAS; encoded by the exons ATGGCAGCAGCCTCGGTGAGTGCTCATTCCCCGGCTCCTCTGAATCTGAAGAAGGAGGGGCTTCGGGTGGTGAAGCAGCATCACCACTCTGCTTGGCAACAGGGATTCCAGCTGCAAGGAAACAGCACAGGCCCTGGACAGGAGCCGCTGTGCAAACAGTTCAGGCAGTTGCGCTATGAAGAGACCACAGGACCTCGAGAAGCCCTGAGCCGACTCCGGGAACTTTGCCACCAGTGGCTACAGCCTGAGACCCACAGCAAGGAGCAGATTCTGGAGCTGCTGGTGCTGGAGCAGTTCCTGACCATCCTGCCCGAGGAGCTCCAGGCCCGAGTGTGGGAGCATCACCCAGAGAGTGGGGAGGACGTAGTCACTGTACTGGAGGATCTGCAGCCAGCGCTTGGAGAAAGAGGACAGCAG CACCCAGACCGGGCAAAGGAACAGAAAATGCTTGTGGAGGAGACAGCCCCTCCGAAAGCAGTGCAGGAGCAGCAGGTCCAGCTTGAGCATGAAGTTACAAAGCCCGAAAAGGAGAAGG GTGAGGAGACAAGGATGGAGAATGGGAAGCTGGTTGTAGAGACAGAACCTTGTGGAGGAGTGGAATCATCTAGGAAGATATCTGAACCCCCAGAGGCTCATTATGAGGGCTCTGACTTGGAAAGGCAGCAGGCCAAGCCCAAGAAGAAGACCGCCTCTACACGCTCAGACTGTGGGGAGGGCTTCATCCAGCGCTCAGACCTGACTAAACATGAAGGTACGCACATGGGAGAAAAGCTCTGTGAATCTCAAGTGTGTCAGAATTCTAGTGTTACTGGACATCAGAAAATCCGTTCTAGAGAGAAAGGTCATCAGTGTCAcgagtgtgggaaagcctttcaGAGAAGTTCACACCTTGTCAGACATCAGAAAATCCATCTTGGCGAGAAGCCTTATCAGTGCAAGGAGTGTGGAAAAGTCTTTAGCCAGAACGCAGGCCTTTTGGAACATCTCAGaatccatactggagagaaaccttatctCTGTATCCACTGTGGAAAGAACTTTAGGCGCAGCTCTCACCTTAATCGACACCAGAGAATTCACAGTCAGGAGGAGCCCTGTGAGTGCAAGGAGTGTGGGAAAACCTTTAGTCAGGCCCTTCTCCTCACCCACCATCAGAGAATCCACAGCCACTCCAAAAGCCACCAGTGTAAcgagtgtgggaaagcctttagttTGACCTCAGACCTTATTCGACATCACAggattcacactggagaaaaaccttTCAAGTGTAGTATATGCCAGAAAGCCTTCCGACTAAACTCACACCTCGCTCAGCACGtgagaatccacaacgaagaaaaACCCTATGAGTGTGATGAATGTGGAGAAGCCTTCAGACAGAGGTCAGGTCTTTTTCAACATCAGAGATATCACCACAAAGAAAAACTGGCTTCCTGA
- the ZSCAN26 gene encoding zinc finger and SCAN domain-containing protein 26 isoform X1 — MAAASVSAHSPAPLNLKKEGLRVVKQHHHSAWQQGFQLQGNSTGPGQEPLCKQFRQLRYEETTGPREALSRLRELCHQWLQPETHSKEQILELLVLEQFLTILPEELQARVWEHHPESGEDVVTVLEDLQPALGERGQQVHPDRAKEQKMLVEETAPPKAVQEQQVQLEHEVTKPEKEKGEETRMENGKLVVETEPCGGVESSRKISEPPEAHYEGSDLERQQAKPKKKTASTRSDCGEGFIQRSDLTKHEGTHMGEKLCESQVCQNSSVTGHQKIRSREKGHQCHECGKAFQRSSHLVRHQKIHLGEKPYQCKECGKVFSQNAGLLEHLRIHTGEKPYLCIHCGKNFRRSSHLNRHQRIHSQEEPCECKECGKTFSQALLLTHHQRIHSHSKSHQCNECGKAFSLTSDLIRHHRIHTGEKPFKCSICQKAFRLNSHLAQHVRIHNEEKPYECDECGEAFRQRSGLFQHQRYHHKEKLAS, encoded by the exons ATGGCAGCAGCCTCGGTGAGTGCTCATTCCCCGGCTCCTCTGAATCTGAAGAAGGAGGGGCTTCGGGTGGTGAAGCAGCATCACCACTCTGCTTGGCAACAGGGATTCCAGCTGCAAGGAAACAGCACAGGCCCTGGACAGGAGCCGCTGTGCAAACAGTTCAGGCAGTTGCGCTATGAAGAGACCACAGGACCTCGAGAAGCCCTGAGCCGACTCCGGGAACTTTGCCACCAGTGGCTACAGCCTGAGACCCACAGCAAGGAGCAGATTCTGGAGCTGCTGGTGCTGGAGCAGTTCCTGACCATCCTGCCCGAGGAGCTCCAGGCCCGAGTGTGGGAGCATCACCCAGAGAGTGGGGAGGACGTAGTCACTGTACTGGAGGATCTGCAGCCAGCGCTTGGAGAAAGAGGACAGCAGGTG CACCCAGACCGGGCAAAGGAACAGAAAATGCTTGTGGAGGAGACAGCCCCTCCGAAAGCAGTGCAGGAGCAGCAGGTCCAGCTTGAGCATGAAGTTACAAAGCCCGAAAAGGAGAAGG GTGAGGAGACAAGGATGGAGAATGGGAAGCTGGTTGTAGAGACAGAACCTTGTGGAGGAGTGGAATCATCTAGGAAGATATCTGAACCCCCAGAGGCTCATTATGAGGGCTCTGACTTGGAAAGGCAGCAGGCCAAGCCCAAGAAGAAGACCGCCTCTACACGCTCAGACTGTGGGGAGGGCTTCATCCAGCGCTCAGACCTGACTAAACATGAAGGTACGCACATGGGAGAAAAGCTCTGTGAATCTCAAGTGTGTCAGAATTCTAGTGTTACTGGACATCAGAAAATCCGTTCTAGAGAGAAAGGTCATCAGTGTCAcgagtgtgggaaagcctttcaGAGAAGTTCACACCTTGTCAGACATCAGAAAATCCATCTTGGCGAGAAGCCTTATCAGTGCAAGGAGTGTGGAAAAGTCTTTAGCCAGAACGCAGGCCTTTTGGAACATCTCAGaatccatactggagagaaaccttatctCTGTATCCACTGTGGAAAGAACTTTAGGCGCAGCTCTCACCTTAATCGACACCAGAGAATTCACAGTCAGGAGGAGCCCTGTGAGTGCAAGGAGTGTGGGAAAACCTTTAGTCAGGCCCTTCTCCTCACCCACCATCAGAGAATCCACAGCCACTCCAAAAGCCACCAGTGTAAcgagtgtgggaaagcctttagttTGACCTCAGACCTTATTCGACATCACAggattcacactggagaaaaaccttTCAAGTGTAGTATATGCCAGAAAGCCTTCCGACTAAACTCACACCTCGCTCAGCACGtgagaatccacaacgaagaaaaACCCTATGAGTGTGATGAATGTGGAGAAGCCTTCAGACAGAGGTCAGGTCTTTTTCAACATCAGAGATATCACCACAAAGAAAAACTGGCTTCCTGA
- the NKAPL gene encoding NKAP-like protein: MAPTSGSRYPEDTPGSRRRRRSSSGSPPSAQARRSPWSGRSGSHSRGREGVRPRWGGTGVDTPHRLSRSGSRERLSGLRNYFFSSSSSTYCGGYRHHHHHYAGDRQWAEDCEKDKEESYRQRRLRERERIGEVGAPEVWGLSPKFPEPDSDERSPVEDEEVKTQESSISDSSLEQKKKKKTIRSKNKKKRKKKSKRKHRKYSDNSDSDSDSDTNSGSIDDKKRAKKAKKKEKKKKHRAKKTKKRKNKKTKKDSSDSSCKDSEGEFPDHIWIKQSKIADTTALIGPEAPVIHTSQDEKPLNYGHALLPGEGAAMAEYVKAGKRIPRRGEIGLTSEEIASFECSGYVMSGSRHRRMEAVRLRKENQIYSADEKRALASFNQEERRKRENKILASFREMVYRKTKGKDNN; this comes from the coding sequence ATGGCGCCAACGTCCGGGTCCCGCTATCCCGAGGACACCCCGGGATCTCGGAGACGGCGACGCAGCTCGTCCGGGAGCCCGCCGTCCGCGCAGGCCAGGCGCTCCCCTTGGAGCGGCCGTTCCGGCTCCCACTCCCGCGGCCGCGAGGGCGTCAGGCCTCGGTGGGGCGGGACGGGCGTGGACACCCCTCACCGCCTTAGCCGCTCGGGGTCTCGAGAGCGGCTCTCCGGGCTCCGCAACTACTTCTTCTCATCCTCATCTTCGACCTACTGTGGCGGGTAccgccaccatcaccaccactacgCGGGCGACCGGCAGTGGGCGGAGGACTGCGAGAAGGATAAAGAGGAGAGCTATCGGCAGAGGCGGCTGAGGGAGCGAGAAAGGATTGGGGAGGTGGGAGCTCCTGAGGTGTGGGGGCTGTCTCCCAAGTTTCCTGAGCCTGATTCTGATGAGCGCAGCCCAGTTGAGGATGAAGAAGTAAAGACTCAGGAGAGCAGCATTTCAGATTCCAGcttggaacaaaaaaagaaaaagaagaccattcgttcaaaaaacaagaaaaaaagaaagaaaaagtccaaGAGAAAACATAGGAAATATTCCGATAATAGTGACAGTGATTCAGACTCTGACACTAACTCTGGCTCCATTGATGATAAAAAGAGAGCCAAGaaagccaagaagaaagaaaagaaaaagaaacatagagcaaaaaaaaccaagaaaaggaagaataagaagACTAAAAAAGATTCCAGTGATTCAAGCTGTAAGGATTCAGAAGGAGAGTTTCCAGACCATATATGGATTAAGCAGTCAAAGATTGCCGATACCACGGCTCTAATAGGTCCAGAAGCACCTGTAATACACACCTCTCAAGATGAGAAACCTTTGAACTATGGCCATGCTCTGCTCCCGGGTGAAGGTGCAGCTATGGCTGAGTATGTAAAAGCTGGAAAGCGTATCCCACGAAGAGGTGAAATTGGGCTGACAAGTGAAGAGATTGCTTCATTTGAATGCTCCGGTTATGTTATGAGTGGTAGCAGGCATCGCAGAATGGAGGCTGTGCGACTGCGCAAAGAGAACCAAATCTACAGTGCTGATGAGAAGAGAGCCCTTGCATCCTTTAACCAGGAGGAGAGAcgaaagagagagaataagattCTAGCCAGTTTCCGAGAGATGGTGTACAGAAAGACAAAAGGGAAAGATAACAACTAA